The Odocoileus virginianus isolate 20LAN1187 ecotype Illinois chromosome 3, Ovbor_1.2, whole genome shotgun sequence genome includes a window with the following:
- the ADAMTSL5 gene encoding ADAMTS-like protein 5 isoform X3, translated as MPFRDLQCALYNGHPVLGTQKTYQWVPFYGAPNQCDLNCLAVGHDFYHSFGRVLDGTPCSPGAQGLCVAGRCLSAGCDGLLGSDAREDRCGRCGGANDSCLFVQRVFRDAGAFAGYWNVTLIPEGARHIRAAHRSRNHLGIAGSEGGGAALAARIPRGGRWQGRGGGQGHFQGARADLSLAALMGGDGRYVLNGNWAVSPAGTYEAAGTRVIYTRATGPEETLRAAGPTSEDLLLQVLLQEPNPGIEFEFWLPRERYGPFQAQAQVLGWSPRQPQPREVDPQPLESPTVIPPPIPIPTPEPCPPCPDTRGRAHRLLHYCGSDFVFQARVLGRVRQAQETRYEVRVQLIYKNRSPLRALEYVWAPSRCPCPPLALHRDYLLAARRLISPDGTQDRLLLPHAGYARLWSPAEDSRVRLAARHCPL; from the exons CAACCAGTGCGACCTCAACTGCCTAGCCGTGGGGCACGACTTCTATCACAGCTTCGGTCGCGTGCTGGACGGTACCCCCTGCAGTCCGGGCGCCCAGGGACTCTGCGTGGCTGGCCGCTGCCTC AGTGCCGGCTGTGACGGTTTGCTGGGCTCCGACGCCCGCGAAGACCGCTGCGGCCGCTGCGGCGGCGCCAACGATTCGTGCCTCTTCGTACAGCGCGTGTTCCGCGACGCCG GTGCCTTCGCTGGGTACTGGAACGTGACCCTGATCCCCGAGGGTGCCAGACACATCCGCGCCGCCCACCGGAGCCGGAACCACCTGGGTATCGCAGGGTCCGAGGGAGGCGGCGCCGCGCTGGCCGCCCGAATCCCGCGGGGAGGGAGATGGCAGGGTCGGGGTGGTGGGCAAGGTCATTTCCAGGGAGCCCGGGCTGACCTTTCTCTTGCAGCGCTGATGGGCGGCGACGGGCGCTACGTGCTCAACGGGAACTGGGCGGTCAGCCCAGCCGGGACCTACGAGGCAGCGGGCACCCGCGTGATCTACACCCGCGCCACAGGGCCGGAGGAGACGCTGCGCGCCGCCGGGCCCACCTCCGAAGACCTGCTCCTGCAG gtCCTCCTGCAGGagcccaacccaggcattgaattCGAGTTCTGGCTCCCTCGGGAGCGCTATGGCCCCTTCCAGGCGCAGGCTCAGGTCTTGGGCTGGTCCCCGCGGCAGCCTCAGCCTCGGGAGGTAGACCCTCAGCCCCTTGAGTCCCCCACTGTCATCCCTCCACcgatcccgatccccactccag AGCCCTGTCCCCCCTGCCCGGACACCCGCGGTCGTGCCCACCGGTTGCTCCACTATTGCGGCAGTGACTTCG TGTTCCAGGCCCGGGTGCTGGGCCGCGTCCGCCAGGCCCAGGAGACCCGCTATGAGGTGCGTGTACAGCTCATCTACAAGAACCGCTCTCCACTGCGGGCCCTGGAGTACGTGTGGGCGCCAAGCCGCTGCCCTTGCCCCCCGCTGGCCCTCCATCGGGACTACCTGCTGGCTGCCCGGCGCCTCATTAGCCCTGATGGCACCCAGGACCGGCTGCTACTCCCCCATGCTGGCTACGCCCGGCTCTGGAGCCCCGCCGAGGACAGTCGCGTGCGCCTGGCTGCACGGCActgccctctctga